In Lactococcus paracarnosus, a genomic segment contains:
- a CDS encoding nicotinate phosphoribosyltransferase, with protein MTMTDNLVLHTDLYQLNMMQVYFEKGISERHAVFEVYFRDMPFKNGYAVFAGLERVIDYLKGLQFDADDITYLRELGYPESFLTYLSEMTFTCDVKSAKEGDLVFANEPIMQIEGPLAQCQLVETAILNIVNFQTLIATKAARIKSVIGDAPLLEFGTRRAQEMDAAIWGTRAAVIGGADATSNVRAGKLFGIPVSGTHAHSLVQAYGNDYDAFKAYATTHRDCVFLVDTYDTLKIGVPAAIKVAKEMENQIHFQGVRIDSGDMAYISKKVREQLDDAGFTAAKIYASNDLDENTILNLKMQKAKIDVWGVGTKLITAYDQPALGAVYKIVSIETETSEMRDTIKLSSNAEKVSTPGKKQVWRIRSLDKNKSEGDYITFSDVDPNQLDEIVMFHPTYTYIKKRLKNFTARPLLVPIFDKGQLIYEVPSLSEIKAYFNDKLDDLWDEYKRDLNPQDYPVDLAQEVWDHKMKLIDEVRKDVYK; from the coding sequence TTCGGGATATGCCTTTCAAAAATGGCTATGCTGTTTTTGCAGGTCTCGAACGTGTCATTGACTACTTAAAAGGGCTACAGTTTGATGCAGATGATATTACTTACTTAAGGGAACTTGGTTATCCAGAATCCTTTTTAACCTATTTGTCAGAGATGACCTTTACCTGTGATGTTAAATCAGCTAAAGAAGGTGACTTGGTATTTGCTAATGAACCGATTATGCAAATTGAAGGTCCCTTGGCACAATGTCAGTTGGTCGAAACGGCGATTTTGAATATCGTCAATTTTCAAACGCTGATTGCGACCAAGGCTGCACGTATCAAATCAGTTATTGGCGATGCACCTTTACTTGAATTTGGGACAAGACGGGCGCAAGAAATGGATGCCGCGATTTGGGGAACACGGGCTGCTGTTATCGGTGGCGCCGATGCAACCTCAAACGTGAGAGCAGGCAAATTATTTGGTATTCCTGTTTCTGGTACACATGCCCATTCTCTGGTGCAAGCCTATGGTAATGACTATGATGCCTTTAAAGCCTATGCGACAACGCATCGTGACTGTGTTTTCTTAGTGGATACTTATGATACCTTAAAAATCGGTGTCCCCGCGGCGATTAAAGTTGCTAAAGAAATGGAAAATCAGATCCATTTTCAAGGGGTGCGTATTGACTCTGGAGATATGGCTTATATTTCCAAAAAAGTGAGAGAACAACTAGACGATGCAGGATTTACTGCTGCTAAAATCTATGCGTCAAATGATCTAGATGAGAACACGATTCTGAACCTAAAAATGCAAAAGGCTAAGATAGATGTCTGGGGTGTGGGTACAAAATTGATCACGGCCTATGATCAACCAGCACTTGGTGCAGTTTACAAGATCGTGTCGATTGAGACAGAAACCAGTGAGATGCGAGATACAATCAAGCTCTCTAGTAATGCCGAAAAAGTCTCAACACCTGGTAAAAAACAAGTTTGGCGTATTCGCAGTTTAGATAAGAACAAATCAGAAGGGGACTACATCACATTTTCAGATGTTGACCCTAACCAATTAGACGAAATCGTGATGTTTCATCCGACCTATACTTATATTAAGAAACGCTTGAAGAATTTCACAGCTAGACCGCTTCTCGTCCCTATTTTTGACAAGGGACAACTGATTTATGAGGTGCCTAGTTTGTCAGAAATCAAAGCTTATTTTAATGATAAACTCGATGATCTATGGGATGAATATAAGCGTGATTTAAATCCCCAGGACTACCCTGTCGATTTGGCACAAGAGGTATGGGACCATAAAATGAAACTGATAGATGAAGTGAGAAAGGATGTTTACAAATGA